A stretch of Lathyrus oleraceus cultivar Zhongwan6 chromosome 6, CAAS_Psat_ZW6_1.0, whole genome shotgun sequence DNA encodes these proteins:
- the LOC127098267 gene encoding uncharacterized protein LOC127098267, whose amino-acid sequence MSKGHSKNMFMRIMCSPIRALGKARDAYVRSITNCGQSMNYGSYPMDAASRFSSLSRSQTTSSRRSSSSSSLSRLDNNEDFAELVRAASARTLGNRMDIDLVLKQEQQKMNKKLPKSSSVGMAKIDEDMPFDSGLGNGVGFVVDSYPRSKSYAVGNRTRNGVF is encoded by the coding sequence ATGAGCAAGGGACATAGTAAGAACATGTTTATGAGAATCATGTGTTCACCAATAAGAGCACTTGGAAAAGCAAGAGACGCATACGTAAGAAGCATAACAAACTGTGGTCAGAGCATGAATTACGGTAGTTATCCAATGGATGCCGCTAGTAGATTCTCTTCTTTATCAAGAAGTCAAACAACATCATCAAGAAgatcatcatcatcgtcatcattATCAAGACTTGATAATAATGAAGATTTTGCTGAGCTTGTTAGAGCTGCTTCTGCAAGAACTTTGGGGAATAGGATGGACATAGATTTGGTTCTcaaacaagaacaacaaaagaTGAATAAAAAGTTACCTAAGTCTAGTAGTGTTGGAATGGCTAAGATTGATGAAGATATGCCGTTTGATTCTGGTCTTGGGAATGGTGTTGGTTTTGTTGTTGATTCTTATCCTAGATCTAAGAGTTATGCTGTTGGAAATAGAACTAGGAATGGTGTTTTCTGA